In Myxococcus guangdongensis, one genomic interval encodes:
- a CDS encoding metallophosphoesterase family protein codes for MRIQTLHPTPCQSWPYQSAAPRGGSETVFFPLLRGTVDVLPDDVSALLVLSDLQGVAPHALHDGAVALLGEVLADELALLGELGELPHPSTVGVVLAGDLFSEPGANVRGASGDVRSVWLAFASHFRWVVGVAGNHDTFGGAREQTRFQQRPGVNLLDGEVVELDGLKVGGVGGIIGHAGKPGRREESQYLGHLVDVLRAGPEVLVLHQGPDVEGTRLRGSPIIREAVEMAPGSLVICGHAHWDEPLATLPSGTQVLNVDSRAVLLERAAAKG; via the coding sequence ATGCGAATCCAGACGCTTCATCCGACGCCGTGTCAAAGCTGGCCCTATCAATCCGCCGCGCCCCGGGGAGGCTCCGAGACGGTGTTCTTCCCGTTGCTGCGGGGCACCGTGGACGTGCTGCCCGACGATGTCTCGGCGCTCCTCGTGCTCTCCGACCTCCAGGGCGTCGCGCCCCACGCGCTGCACGACGGCGCGGTGGCGCTGCTCGGCGAGGTGCTCGCCGACGAGCTGGCGCTCCTGGGGGAATTGGGCGAGCTGCCGCACCCGAGCACCGTCGGCGTGGTGCTGGCCGGGGACCTCTTCTCCGAACCGGGAGCGAACGTGCGCGGGGCCTCCGGCGACGTGCGCTCGGTGTGGCTCGCCTTCGCCTCCCACTTCCGCTGGGTGGTGGGCGTGGCCGGCAACCACGACACCTTCGGCGGCGCGCGTGAACAGACGCGCTTCCAGCAGCGCCCCGGGGTGAACCTGCTCGACGGTGAGGTGGTGGAGCTGGACGGACTGAAGGTGGGCGGCGTGGGCGGCATCATCGGCCACGCGGGCAAGCCGGGCCGCCGCGAGGAGTCCCAGTATCTGGGTCACCTCGTCGACGTGCTGCGCGCGGGGCCGGAGGTCCTGGTGCTGCATCAGGGGCCGGACGTCGAGGGCACGCGCCTGCGCGGCAGCCCCATCATCCGCGAGGCCGTCGAGATGGCCCCGGGCTCGCTGGTCATCTGTGGCCACGCCCACTGGGACGAGCCGCTCGCCACGCTGCCCAGCGGCACGCAGGTCCTCAACGTGGACAGCCGGGCGGTGCTGCTCGAGCGCGCGGCGGCGAAGGGCTGA
- a CDS encoding biliverdin-producing heme oxygenase translates to MRAGPRPWISSFPPRAQDGIFPSVSLPQRLKTETRPHHERAEAAVRLLEPGLTLDGYRRHLEALYGFHQPVEERLGAVLTEALPALHLRERLKRPWLEADLRALGHDAASLARLPRCPEPPSLPSLPEALGGCYVLEGATLGGQLILRHLRRHFEGAPAGDFVFFRAYGDDVGPKWRGFAEVLTRAAEDSSEPHFEDRVVRGAQDTFDAFEHWLRRALG, encoded by the coding sequence GTGCGGGCGGGCCCTCGCCCGTGGATTTCGTCGTTCCCTCCGCGCGCCCAGGACGGCATCTTCCCCTCTGTGTCCCTGCCGCAGCGACTCAAGACGGAGACCCGCCCCCATCACGAGCGCGCCGAGGCCGCGGTGCGCCTGTTGGAGCCAGGGCTGACGCTCGACGGCTACCGCCGTCACCTGGAGGCGCTGTACGGCTTCCACCAGCCGGTGGAGGAGCGCCTGGGCGCGGTGCTCACGGAGGCGCTGCCCGCGCTGCACCTGCGCGAGCGCCTGAAGCGGCCGTGGTTGGAGGCGGACCTGCGCGCGCTCGGCCATGACGCGGCGTCGCTCGCGCGGCTGCCCCGGTGTCCCGAGCCGCCGTCGCTCCCGTCGCTGCCCGAGGCGCTCGGGGGCTGCTACGTGCTGGAAGGGGCCACGCTCGGAGGTCAGCTCATCCTGCGCCACCTGCGCCGCCACTTCGAAGGGGCACCGGCGGGCGACTTCGTCTTCTTCCGCGCCTACGGCGACGACGTGGGGCCGAAGTGGCGCGGCTTCGCGGAGGTGCTCACGCGCGCGGCCGAGGATTCATCGGAGCCGCACTTCGAGGACCGCGTGGTGCGCGGTGCCCAGGACACCTTCGACGCCTTCGAGCACTGGCTCCGGCGCGCCCTGGGCTGA
- a CDS encoding DUF420 domain-containing protein, translating into MSNASSAPLPPRVSDRAFYVFTGVVSVAALAFIGWILMGRRGATLEGVDLRFLPAVNASLNATAAALLIAGWVAIKKGARRVHQYLMVSAFAASALFLVCYLAYHYVHGDTRYAGDFRGLYLCILASHVLLSMGVVPMALAAFYFVWRKDFTRHRKVTRWLAPIWVYVSVTGVVVFFMLRGSVPSMP; encoded by the coding sequence ATGTCGAACGCCAGCTCCGCTCCGCTTCCGCCCCGGGTGAGTGACCGGGCCTTCTATGTCTTCACCGGCGTCGTGTCCGTGGCGGCCCTGGCGTTCATCGGGTGGATTCTGATGGGCCGGCGCGGCGCCACCCTGGAGGGCGTGGACCTGCGCTTCCTGCCGGCGGTCAACGCGAGCCTCAACGCGACGGCGGCGGCGCTGCTCATCGCCGGGTGGGTGGCCATCAAGAAGGGTGCGCGCAGGGTGCACCAGTACCTGATGGTGTCCGCCTTCGCGGCGTCCGCGCTGTTCCTGGTGTGCTACCTCGCGTACCACTACGTACACGGCGACACGCGCTACGCGGGCGACTTCCGCGGGCTGTACCTGTGCATCCTGGCCAGCCACGTGCTGCTGTCCATGGGCGTGGTGCCGATGGCGCTCGCGGCCTTCTACTTCGTGTGGCGCAAGGACTTCACGCGGCACCGCAAGGTGACGCGGTGGCTGGCGCCCATCTGGGTGTACGTGTCGGTGACGGGCGTGGTGGTGTTCTTCATGCTGCGCGGCAGCGTGCCGTCCATGCCCTGA